In Gossypium arboreum isolate Shixiya-1 chromosome 6, ASM2569848v2, whole genome shotgun sequence, the following are encoded in one genomic region:
- the LOC108455304 gene encoding uncharacterized protein LOC108455304, producing the protein MFEGIISDPIKIWNDVWRNFSEFLHVQENARSHSTPQTLASSWNPPPHGFIKINVDVSFDQRSKTASLAAIARGSDGSFITGANALNFAGSPLVAEALAVRLGSMLANTQQWRNTILESDNQTMIKCLKGYCKPLWEYVVVHDDISLLIT; encoded by the coding sequence ATGTTTGAAGGCATTATTTCTGATCCCATTAAAATTTGGAATGATGTTTGGAGGAATTTCTCAGAGTTCCTGCATGTTCAGGAGAATGCTCGGTCCCATTCAACCCCTCAAACATTGGCCTCTTCTTGGAACCCACCCCCACATGGtttcattaaaataaatgttgatGTTTCATTTGATCAACGTAGCAAAACTGCGAGTCTCGCTGCAATTGCCCGAGGCAGTGATGGTTCTTTCATTACAGGTGCAAATGCCTTGAACTTTGCGGGATCTCCGCTCGTCGCTGAGGCTCTTGCTGTTCGGTTAGGATCAATGTTGGCAAATACTCAACAATGGCGAAACACAATCCTCGAATCCGACAACCAAACTATGATCAAGTGTTTAAAAGGATATTGTAAACCTCTGTGGGAATATGTTGTTGTTCATGATGATATTTCGCTTTTGATAACATGA